A stretch of Desulfurivibrio alkaliphilus AHT 2 DNA encodes these proteins:
- the mraZ gene encoding division/cell wall cluster transcriptional repressor MraZ — protein sequence MYHFRGRSDHILDGKGRLSIATRFRDVLRKQYDERLMVMPWKTCLKAYPLPTWEELEVSLMAQGKKHPQQLKMMRYMIGGVVECALDRQGRILLPPNLREECGLQKDVVVNGMISYFEIWDKETWEQVSRPTSEQFAEFEQSLLELGLF from the coding sequence GTGTACCATTTTCGAGGGCGCTCGGATCATATCCTGGACGGCAAGGGGCGGCTCAGCATCGCCACCCGCTTCCGGGACGTTTTGCGCAAGCAATACGATGAGCGGCTGATGGTCATGCCCTGGAAAACCTGCCTTAAGGCCTATCCTTTGCCCACCTGGGAAGAGCTGGAAGTCAGCTTGATGGCCCAGGGAAAAAAGCACCCGCAGCAACTCAAAATGATGCGTTACATGATCGGCGGGGTGGTGGAGTGTGCCCTGGACCGCCAAGGGCGCATCCTGTTGCCTCCCAATCTGCGTGAAGAGTGCGGTCTGCAAAAAGATGTGGTGGTAAACGGCATGATCTCCTACTTCGAGATCTGGGACAAGGAGACCTGGGAGCAGGTCAGCCGGCCGACCAGTGAACAGTTTGCGGAATTCGAGCAGTCCCTGCTGGAGCTGGGGCTCTTTTAG
- the mraY gene encoding phospho-N-acetylmuramoyl-pentapeptide-transferase gives MLYHLLYPLHEYLSVLNVFRYITFRCIGAALTAFFMVMLLGPPFIAWLKSRQIGQVVREDGPESHYSKSGVPTMGGMLILVAVAVTTLLWVDLGNLFVWLILAVLLWFGAIGAYDDWRKIRKNNSRGLGVRGKLLLQAAGAGAAVASLFWLPGFDGHLSFPFFKEFRPDLGAWYCLFALLVVVGASNAVNLTDGLDGLVTGPVVITGTVYLVFSYLAGHAVLASYLQIPHVPGAGEVAVFSGALVGACLGFLWFNTFPAQVFMGDTGSLAIGAALGMVAIITKQEFLLAMVGGIFVLEALSVILQVGFYKLSGGKRIFLMAPFHHHFEKKGWQEPKIVVRFWIISIVLGLLAIATLKLR, from the coding sequence ATGCTTTATCATCTGTTATATCCTCTGCATGAATACCTGAGCGTACTCAACGTTTTCCGGTATATCACCTTTCGTTGTATCGGGGCGGCGTTGACCGCGTTTTTTATGGTAATGCTGCTGGGGCCGCCTTTCATCGCCTGGCTCAAATCGCGCCAGATCGGCCAGGTGGTCCGCGAAGACGGGCCGGAGAGCCACTACTCCAAAAGCGGGGTGCCCACCATGGGCGGCATGTTGATCCTGGTGGCGGTGGCGGTGACCACCCTGCTCTGGGTCGACCTTGGTAACCTGTTTGTCTGGCTGATTCTGGCGGTACTGCTCTGGTTCGGGGCCATCGGGGCCTATGACGACTGGCGCAAGATCCGCAAAAACAACAGCCGGGGCCTGGGAGTGCGGGGCAAGCTTTTGCTGCAGGCAGCCGGCGCCGGGGCGGCGGTGGCCAGCCTGTTCTGGTTGCCGGGCTTTGACGGCCATCTCAGTTTTCCTTTTTTCAAGGAATTCCGGCCGGACCTGGGGGCCTGGTACTGCCTGTTTGCCTTGCTGGTGGTGGTGGGGGCCTCCAACGCGGTCAACCTCACCGATGGCTTGGATGGCCTTGTTACCGGGCCGGTGGTGATTACCGGCACCGTCTATCTGGTGTTTTCCTACCTGGCCGGGCATGCGGTGCTGGCGTCCTATCTCCAGATTCCCCATGTGCCTGGCGCCGGAGAGGTGGCGGTGTTCAGCGGGGCGCTGGTGGGGGCCTGTTTGGGTTTTCTCTGGTTTAACACCTTTCCGGCCCAGGTTTTTATGGGTGATACCGGTTCCCTGGCCATCGGCGCCGCCTTGGGGATGGTGGCGATCATCACCAAACAGGAATTTCTGCTGGCCATGGTCGGCGGGATCTTTGTCCTGGAGGCCTTGTCGGTGATCCTCCAGGTGGGATTTTATAAATTGAGCGGGGGCAAAAGAATTTTTCTCATGGCCCCTTTCCATCATCATTTTGAGAAAAAGGGCTGGCAGGAACCCAAAATAGTGGTCCGGTTCTGGATTATCTCCATTGTCCTGGGGCTGCTGGCCATAGCCACCCTAAAGTTGCGCTGA
- the murG gene encoding undecaprenyldiphospho-muramoylpentapeptide beta-N-acetylglucosaminyltransferase, giving the protein MRAFRLVITGGGTGGHLFPGIAVADELLARYPGSEVLFIGTGRDIERRALTGKPYRQATLTGSGLKGISWPGRLASLARIPVGFWQALGLLREFKPHLVLGVGGYVTGPVLLAARMLRVPACIHEQNSVPGLTNRLLGRFVHRVFLALPDQRGHFPAARASLVGNPLRRELLAAAESAGDAGGGREDQRPRLLVLGGSLGAHRVNLLMVEAATLLAAQGIHPAIRHQTGRQDRAMVAERYRQAGIEAQVEDFVDDMAAAYLAADLVVSRAGATTLAELALFGKASLLIPYPYAADDHQRLNAEIMVGQGAARLRLEKDLSPRELAGQIRELLADSTLREEMARQARALARPQAAAEIIAQGLALGGVKSVS; this is encoded by the coding sequence ATGAGGGCTTTCAGGCTGGTAATCACCGGCGGCGGTACCGGCGGCCATCTGTTCCCCGGGATTGCCGTGGCCGATGAATTGCTGGCCCGTTACCCCGGCAGCGAAGTGCTCTTTATCGGTACAGGCCGCGATATTGAGCGCCGAGCCCTTACCGGCAAGCCTTACCGCCAGGCCACCCTGACCGGCAGCGGCTTGAAAGGAATTTCCTGGCCGGGCCGGCTCGCCTCCCTGGCCCGTATCCCGGTGGGGTTCTGGCAGGCGCTGGGGCTGCTGCGGGAGTTTAAGCCCCACCTGGTGCTGGGGGTCGGTGGCTATGTTACCGGCCCGGTGCTGCTGGCGGCCAGGATGTTACGGGTGCCGGCCTGCATCCATGAGCAGAATTCGGTGCCGGGGTTGACCAATCGGCTGCTGGGCCGTTTTGTACACCGGGTATTCCTTGCCCTGCCGGATCAGCGGGGACATTTTCCGGCGGCCAGGGCCAGCCTGGTGGGCAATCCCCTGCGGCGAGAACTGCTGGCGGCGGCGGAGAGCGCCGGGGATGCCGGCGGCGGCAGGGAAGATCAGCGGCCGCGCTTGCTGGTGCTGGGCGGCAGCTTGGGGGCCCACCGGGTCAACTTGCTGATGGTTGAGGCGGCCACTCTGCTGGCCGCCCAGGGCATACACCCGGCTATCCGCCACCAGACCGGGCGGCAGGATCGGGCCATGGTCGCCGAACGCTACCGGCAGGCCGGGATTGAAGCGCAGGTGGAGGATTTTGTTGATGATATGGCGGCGGCTTACCTTGCTGCCGACCTGGTGGTGTCCCGGGCCGGGGCCACCACGCTGGCGGAACTGGCCTTGTTCGGCAAGGCGTCGCTGCTGATTCCATACCCTTATGCCGCCGATGACCACCAACGCCTCAACGCCGAGATCATGGTGGGGCAGGGGGCGGCCCGGCTGCGGCTGGAAAAGGATCTGAGCCCCCGGGAGTTGGCCGGGCAGATCAGGGAACTGCTGGCCGATTCTACGTTGCGGGAAGAAATGGCGCGCCAGGCCAGGGCGTTGGCCCGGCCGCAGGCGGCTGCTGAAATCATAGCCCAGGGCCTGGCTCTGGGGGGAGTAAAAAGTGTATCGTAA
- a CDS encoding UDP-N-acetylmuramoyl-tripeptide--D-alanyl-D-alanine ligase, translating into MAQNPVWSLDQVLLATGGRLWGDRTEAVFRLVSSDSRTIEAGDLFVALRGEKFDGHRFVAEVVRKGAAGLVLESPPEEPLPVPVVLVADTLQALGDLAHYRRMQMKGLKVLAITGSSGKTTVKEMTAAIMEQGRGRQRVLKTRGNLNNLIGLPLSLLAVDAHHQYAVLEMGMNRFGEIARMAEIAQPDIACITNVQEAHLAGLTDVAGVARAKGELFHGMRPWTTLVVNRDDPRVWRLAGKLPQRRITFGRKPGTTVRATRLRSRGEEGMSFTLTIADVTDYGGHGVSGHRVPQVVASGPAPRTSVRKPGRSPQDAVPCDRLLADGWQGRVHIAALGEHNVQNALAAAALALAAGVSPAEIVAGLEGYRPFAKRLRIQPFVAGLKLIDDSYNANPSSMLAALETVHNLRRNRKVVAILGDMLELGSHGPAAHRFIGEQVARLGFDYLLTVGEFAGETARAARRAGMDAGQVRACLDKKEVGAWLLEATAKGRLKNDDLVLLKASRGMQMETIIEALHHGREQR; encoded by the coding sequence TTGGCCCAGAACCCGGTCTGGAGCCTTGATCAGGTGCTGCTGGCCACCGGCGGCCGCCTGTGGGGTGATCGTACCGAGGCCGTTTTTCGCCTGGTCTCCTCGGACAGTCGCACCATTGAGGCCGGGGATCTTTTTGTGGCCCTGCGGGGCGAGAAATTCGACGGTCACCGCTTTGTCGCGGAGGTGGTGCGCAAAGGGGCCGCCGGCCTGGTGCTGGAAAGTCCACCGGAGGAACCGCTGCCGGTTCCGGTGGTGCTGGTTGCCGACACCCTGCAGGCCTTGGGCGACCTGGCCCATTACCGCCGGATGCAAATGAAAGGGCTTAAGGTGCTGGCCATTACCGGTAGTTCCGGCAAAACCACGGTCAAGGAGATGACCGCCGCCATCATGGAGCAAGGCCGGGGGCGGCAGCGGGTGCTGAAAACCCGCGGCAATCTCAACAACCTCATTGGCTTACCCCTTTCCCTGTTGGCGGTGGATGCGCACCACCAGTACGCGGTGCTGGAAATGGGGATGAACCGGTTTGGTGAAATAGCCCGGATGGCGGAAATCGCCCAGCCGGATATTGCCTGCATCACCAACGTCCAGGAGGCCCACCTGGCCGGTTTGACCGATGTTGCCGGGGTGGCCCGGGCCAAAGGCGAACTGTTCCACGGCATGCGCCCCTGGACCACGCTGGTGGTCAACCGGGACGACCCCCGGGTCTGGCGGCTGGCCGGGAAATTGCCCCAGCGCCGGATAACCTTCGGTCGCAAGCCCGGCACCACGGTGCGGGCCACCCGCTTGCGCAGCCGCGGTGAGGAGGGGATGAGCTTCACCCTGACCATTGCCGATGTAACTGATTACGGGGGCCATGGGGTAAGCGGTCACAGGGTGCCGCAGGTTGTGGCAAGCGGACCGGCGCCGCGTACCTCAGTACGCAAGCCGGGCCGATCGCCGCAAGATGCGGTGCCCTGTGATCGCTTACTTGCCGATGGTTGGCAAGGTAGGGTGCATATCGCCGCCCTGGGAGAGCACAACGTGCAGAACGCGCTGGCGGCCGCCGCTCTGGCCCTGGCCGCCGGGGTAAGTCCAGCGGAAATTGTTGCCGGCCTGGAAGGTTATCGCCCTTTTGCCAAGCGATTGCGGATTCAGCCTTTTGTCGCCGGCCTGAAGCTGATTGATGACTCCTACAACGCCAATCCATCCTCCATGCTGGCCGCCCTGGAGACGGTGCATAACCTGCGGCGGAACCGTAAAGTGGTGGCGATTTTGGGGGACATGCTGGAGTTGGGCAGTCATGGGCCGGCGGCGCACCGCTTCATCGGCGAGCAGGTGGCCCGGCTGGGATTTGATTATCTGCTGACCGTGGGTGAATTCGCCGGCGAGACGGCCCGGGCGGCTCGCCGGGCGGGAATGGACGCCGGGCAGGTACGGGCCTGCTTGGACAAGAAGGAAGTCGGCGCCTGGCTGCTGGAGGCAACCGCCAAAGGCCGGCTTAAAAACGATGATCTGGTGCTGCTCAAGGCCTCCCGCGGCATGCAGATGGAAACCATCATCGAGGCCTTGCACCACGGGCGGGAACAGAGATAA
- a CDS encoding PASTA domain-containing protein, with the protein MSAKQRGRKMLFFTLLPLLFGLTLWGVFSLSEADEARLAPGYQKGTLVESSSLRRNNIYDRNFETLAVSFRLSSLYARPLEVNDPETTAAEVARLLDLDRQHLLDSLRSERSFVWLSRQVKKEVADEVLGRGLPGIYAMPSSHRYYPHHDGAAHVVGFVKDEQGLAGIELSYDNILRGGISDIRLAAAGVPDRVTAGGGVHLVSTLDLALQRELEQRMQRVLRTADGSAAAALIMNVNTGEVLAMASLPGYDPNRFWAAGSEQRLNRAVMPQVHLGALGELFQRAAGETGGLAPAYHTNDGELPAGGEAWWYPLAPDVYASSGFGGSGRATGALAEDFLQLMGLCQASNLDLLEGRSLGPIMQVEELAADECRQLLMDRRAVVNGVSLLAAFSRLVNQGQPVEPHLIRGFWDGADFWPRQSAITAAAMPAGFNRQMLQELATTAGNQGQVAIYESLVVEARSSAEKLEIAMADNASLLSGQGLEHQEQAGAAAVERAAAPQRYQAVMLGMAPIEKPELAALVFVDRARLDLALPSPLAGVVRDLDQWVGRLEQAASPPAPAAILARKEALYHDWLGKQEAGDLQVHAATRRAPERMPDVTGLSLRKALQVLQPSGLRFQVRGSGRVVKQEPPPGTPLREVDEGVLELRVPGGEMMAAGS; encoded by the coding sequence ATGAGCGCTAAACAGCGCGGCAGGAAAATGCTCTTTTTTACTCTGCTGCCGCTGCTGTTCGGTCTGACGCTCTGGGGGGTGTTCAGCCTTTCTGAAGCCGATGAGGCCAGGCTGGCCCCGGGCTACCAGAAGGGTACCCTGGTGGAAAGTTCCAGCCTGCGGCGCAACAATATTTACGATCGCAACTTTGAAACCCTGGCGGTGAGTTTTCGGCTCAGCTCACTGTACGCCCGGCCGCTGGAAGTCAATGACCCCGAGACCACGGCGGCCGAGGTTGCTCGTTTGCTGGATCTGGACCGCCAGCACTTGCTGGACTCGCTGCGCAGTGAACGCAGTTTCGTGTGGCTGAGTCGCCAGGTAAAAAAAGAAGTGGCCGATGAAGTGCTGGGCCGCGGATTGCCTGGCATATACGCCATGCCCAGTTCCCATCGGTACTACCCGCACCATGACGGCGCCGCCCATGTGGTGGGGTTTGTAAAGGACGAGCAGGGGTTGGCGGGCATAGAACTTTCCTACGATAACATTCTGCGCGGCGGGATCAGCGATATTCGGCTGGCGGCGGCCGGTGTGCCCGATCGGGTTACCGCCGGGGGCGGGGTGCACCTGGTCAGCACCCTTGACCTTGCTTTGCAACGGGAACTTGAGCAGCGCATGCAGCGGGTATTGCGCACGGCGGACGGCAGTGCCGCGGCTGCTCTGATCATGAATGTTAACACCGGGGAGGTGCTGGCCATGGCCAGCCTGCCGGGGTACGATCCTAATCGCTTCTGGGCCGCCGGCTCGGAGCAGCGGTTGAACAGGGCCGTCATGCCCCAGGTGCACCTCGGAGCCTTGGGAGAGCTTTTTCAGCGGGCGGCCGGAGAGACAGGTGGTTTGGCGCCAGCTTACCACACGAACGACGGTGAACTGCCGGCCGGGGGAGAAGCCTGGTGGTATCCGCTGGCGCCGGATGTCTATGCTTCCAGCGGATTTGGCGGCAGCGGGCGTGCTACCGGTGCCCTGGCGGAAGATTTTTTGCAACTGATGGGGCTTTGCCAGGCCAGCAATCTGGATTTGCTGGAAGGTCGAAGCCTGGGGCCAATCATGCAGGTGGAGGAACTGGCGGCCGATGAGTGCCGGCAACTGCTCATGGATCGCCGGGCCGTGGTTAACGGAGTTTCCTTGCTGGCGGCCTTCAGCCGGTTGGTTAACCAGGGGCAACCGGTGGAGCCGCATCTGATCCGAGGTTTTTGGGATGGTGCAGATTTTTGGCCGCGGCAGTCGGCGATAACCGCTGCGGCCATGCCGGCTGGCTTCAATCGTCAAATGCTGCAGGAGCTTGCCACGACGGCTGGAAACCAGGGTCAAGTAGCCATCTATGAGAGTCTGGTGGTTGAAGCCCGATCCTCCGCCGAAAAACTGGAGATTGCGATGGCAGATAATGCAAGCCTGCTCTCCGGCCAGGGCCTTGAGCACCAAGAGCAGGCGGGAGCCGCAGCAGTTGAACGGGCTGCCGCCCCGCAGCGCTACCAGGCGGTGATGCTGGGTATGGCACCGATTGAGAAGCCGGAACTGGCGGCCTTGGTTTTTGTCGATCGGGCCCGCCTGGATCTGGCCTTGCCGTCACCGCTGGCGGGCGTGGTGCGAGATCTGGATCAGTGGGTCGGCAGGCTTGAGCAGGCCGCCAGCCCTCCGGCGCCAGCGGCGATTCTGGCCCGCAAAGAGGCTTTGTATCATGACTGGCTGGGCAAACAGGAAGCCGGAGATCTGCAGGTGCATGCCGCCACTCGTCGGGCGCCGGAGAGAATGCCGGATGTGACGGGGTTGAGCCTGCGCAAGGCGCTGCAGGTATTGCAGCCCTCCGGCCTGCGTTTCCAGGTAAGGGGCAGCGGTCGAGTGGTTAAGCAGGAGCCGCCGCCAGGAACTCCGTTGCGTGAGGTTGATGAAGGCGTGCTCGAACTGCGGGTACCGGGTGGCGAGATGATGGCTGCCGGTTCATAA
- the rsmH gene encoding 16S rRNA (cytosine(1402)-N(4))-methyltransferase RsmH, with translation MDTAHQPVMPAEVLFWLAPAAGGIYVDGNLGLGGHAAAILEQSGPSGRLIGFDWDQEALARARSNLARFGDRVHLQPCNFIELEATLAELAISRIDGILLDLGLSSLQLDSSGEAAGAGRGFSFRRPEPLDMRMDRRQELTAADLLRDLSAAELADIFYYYGEERQARRIAGWLVKQRQQTPIVTTVQLAELVAAAVPRRFHPRNIHVATRVFQALRIAVNRELENLEKILAVAPSFLSPKARFVVISFHSLEDRLVKRAFREDPRLKILTTRPLQPQEAELQRNPRARSAKLRVAERREETA, from the coding sequence ATGGACACCGCCCACCAGCCGGTGATGCCGGCCGAGGTCCTCTTCTGGTTGGCGCCCGCCGCCGGCGGCATTTATGTCGACGGCAACCTGGGCCTTGGTGGTCATGCCGCGGCCATCCTGGAGCAAAGCGGCCCTTCCGGTCGGCTGATCGGTTTTGACTGGGACCAGGAGGCTCTGGCCCGGGCCCGCAGCAACCTGGCCCGCTTCGGCGACCGTGTGCATTTGCAGCCGTGCAACTTTATCGAACTGGAGGCGACCTTGGCCGAACTGGCGATCAGCCGTATCGACGGCATCCTGCTCGATCTGGGGCTCTCCTCGCTGCAGTTGGACAGCTCCGGCGAGGCGGCCGGGGCGGGCCGGGGTTTCAGCTTTCGCCGGCCGGAGCCGTTGGACATGCGCATGGATCGCCGGCAGGAGCTTACCGCGGCTGATCTGCTCCGGGACTTAAGCGCTGCTGAACTGGCTGATATCTTTTATTACTACGGGGAAGAGCGTCAGGCTCGGCGCATTGCCGGGTGGCTGGTCAAACAGCGGCAGCAAACCCCCATCGTCACCACCGTGCAGCTGGCCGAACTGGTGGCCGCCGCGGTGCCCCGTCGCTTTCATCCCCGTAACATTCATGTTGCCACCCGGGTTTTTCAGGCTCTGCGGATTGCGGTTAACCGGGAACTGGAAAATCTGGAAAAAATTCTGGCCGTTGCCCCTTCGTTTCTGTCCCCCAAGGCGCGATTCGTGGTGATTTCATTCCACTCCCTGGAGGATCGCCTGGTCAAACGGGCCTTCCGCGAGGATCCGCGCCTTAAGATTCTCACCACTCGGCCGCTGCAGCCGCAAGAGGCGGAACTACAGCGCAACCCCCGAGCCCGCAGTGCCAAACTGCGGGTGGCGGAGCGCCGGGAAGAGACGGCATGA
- the murD gene encoding UDP-N-acetylmuramoyl-L-alanine--D-glutamate ligase, with translation MTGKHVLVVGLGKSGCAAARFLVKQGVRISVSEGGRAVAPASRMVQWLQERGVYCELGGHSPQLFAGVDVILLSPGIPLDIPALDAARAAGVPIIGELALAPEYLRTPVIAVTGTNGKSTVTTLVGELLRAAGRNVFVGGNLGTPLCEYLAGPQEADWAVLEVSSFQLDSAGKFSPDIAVLLNISPDHLDRYPDYAAYAASKWRIVANQGREQWAVINRDDPEILRLLAAGPPASRVFGFGGRGMAGPLAANQSREAAPGPPVDGLRLCLTQEDEHCEEYPLPANELAVEPNRQNALAAVLAARLAGCPPAAVGPALAAFQALPHRLALVATVAGVRYYDDSKATNIGAVISALQGLPGPVVLIAGGLDKGGDYRLLLPAIKEKVRAVVLIGSAREKMRAALAPAVPVTEAADLPSAVRIATQLAAAGEAVLLSPACASFDMFAGYAQRGEVFRRAVRELAEDNALGGGAVGHCPAMEAMFA, from the coding sequence TTGACCGGAAAACATGTGCTGGTGGTGGGCTTGGGTAAATCCGGCTGTGCGGCGGCGCGTTTTCTGGTTAAGCAGGGGGTCAGGATTTCGGTATCGGAAGGGGGGCGGGCAGTGGCGCCGGCCAGCCGGATGGTGCAGTGGCTGCAGGAACGGGGTGTTTATTGCGAACTGGGCGGTCATTCCCCGCAGCTTTTTGCCGGGGTCGATGTTATTCTGCTGAGTCCCGGCATCCCCCTGGATATTCCCGCCCTTGATGCCGCCCGGGCCGCCGGGGTGCCGATTATCGGCGAACTGGCGCTGGCGCCGGAGTATCTGCGCACCCCGGTAATCGCCGTGACCGGTACCAACGGCAAGAGCACGGTTACCACCCTGGTCGGGGAGTTGTTGCGGGCCGCGGGGCGTAATGTGTTTGTGGGGGGTAACCTGGGTACCCCGTTGTGCGAATACCTGGCCGGACCCCAGGAGGCGGATTGGGCGGTGCTGGAGGTCAGCAGCTTCCAGCTGGACAGTGCCGGGAAGTTTAGCCCCGATATCGCGGTATTGCTCAATATTTCGCCGGATCATCTCGACCGTTACCCCGATTATGCCGCCTATGCCGCTTCCAAATGGCGGATAGTGGCCAACCAGGGTAGGGAGCAGTGGGCGGTGATCAACCGCGACGATCCGGAAATTCTCCGCCTGCTGGCGGCCGGGCCGCCGGCCTCCAGGGTTTTCGGTTTCGGCGGCCGGGGAATGGCCGGGCCGCTGGCCGCCAACCAGAGCCGTGAGGCGGCGCCGGGGCCGCCGGTGGATGGTCTCCGGCTTTGCTTGACCCAAGAGGATGAGCACTGCGAGGAATATCCCTTGCCGGCTAATGAGCTGGCGGTGGAACCCAACCGCCAGAATGCACTGGCGGCGGTGCTGGCGGCCCGCCTGGCCGGTTGTCCGCCGGCGGCGGTGGGGCCGGCCCTGGCCGCCTTTCAGGCCCTGCCCCACCGGCTGGCCCTGGTGGCAACGGTGGCCGGGGTGCGCTACTATGACGACTCCAAGGCCACCAACATCGGGGCGGTAATCTCGGCTCTGCAGGGTCTGCCCGGCCCGGTGGTGCTCATTGCCGGGGGGCTGGACAAAGGCGGTGATTACCGGCTGCTGTTGCCGGCGATTAAAGAAAAGGTACGGGCCGTGGTGTTGATCGGGTCGGCTCGGGAGAAAATGCGGGCCGCTCTGGCCCCGGCGGTGCCGGTCACCGAGGCGGCTGATCTGCCGTCGGCGGTGCGCATCGCCACTCAACTGGCGGCGGCCGGCGAGGCGGTGCTGCTTTCCCCGGCCTGCGCCAGTTTCGACATGTTTGCCGGTTATGCTCAGCGGGGCGAAGTCTTTCGCCGGGCCGTCCGGGAACTGGCGGAGGATAATGCCCTCGGCGGCGGGGCGGTGGGCCACTGCCCGGCGATGGAGGCGATGTTTGCATGA
- a CDS encoding UDP-N-acetylmuramoyl-L-alanyl-D-glutamate--2,6-diaminopimelate ligase has translation MKVRQLIKAAAVDYTVLAEGASAELEVTTVTADSRRAGPGSLFVALPGSRVDGHDFLAAAVKQGCRVVLCQPGCRLPTEKAPEVLHLATADTRAAFGRLCAALRGFPAQEMVMIGITGTNGKTTASYLLEDLIRRAGGEPGVIGTVNYRYRNRVLPATHTTPDPESLQPLLREMAEAGVSHVIMEVSSHALEQQRVAGIAFDAALFTNLSHEHLDYHGDMESYFAGKKLLFNRYLKPGAAAVVLSGRAEQDDASLDCWNQRLIDELSPRVLPPGCRRRPKAGEVRLWRCGAAGNELRLLRRRLSLAGIEAELQSSEGAWRLSSTLVGDFNLDNLLGVAGVGLALGMTPATIAAALADAAPPPGRLERFRSRRGVEVLVDYAHTPDALGHVLKALRRLATGRLVVVFGCGGDRDRAKRPLMGEVAAALADIVVLTSDNPRSEAPAAIMADIQRGLATVDARRGRLESLLAAPLNRRTTCQGYDLVVSRRQAIRDTIYHARSGDVVLVCGKGHETSQIIAGSCLDFDDRREVREQLAVLATTG, from the coding sequence ATGAAGGTGCGGCAATTGATCAAGGCGGCGGCGGTTGACTATACAGTGCTGGCCGAAGGGGCGAGCGCCGAGTTGGAGGTAACGACTGTTACCGCCGATTCACGCCGCGCCGGGCCCGGTTCGCTGTTTGTCGCCCTGCCGGGCAGCCGGGTGGATGGTCATGATTTCCTCGCTGCCGCAGTAAAGCAGGGCTGCCGGGTGGTGCTCTGTCAACCGGGTTGCCGCCTGCCGACGGAAAAGGCGCCGGAGGTGCTGCACCTGGCCACCGCCGACACCCGGGCCGCCTTCGGCCGCCTGTGCGCAGCGCTGCGAGGTTTCCCGGCGCAAGAAATGGTCATGATCGGGATCACCGGCACCAACGGGAAGACCACCGCTTCCTACCTGCTGGAAGATTTGATCCGACGGGCCGGCGGTGAGCCCGGGGTAATCGGTACGGTCAACTATCGCTATCGCAACCGGGTCTTGCCGGCCACGCATACCACGCCGGATCCGGAAAGTCTGCAACCCCTGCTGCGGGAGATGGCCGAGGCCGGGGTCAGTCACGTGATCATGGAGGTTTCCTCCCATGCCCTGGAGCAACAGCGGGTGGCGGGAATTGCCTTCGATGCGGCCCTGTTTACCAATCTTAGCCATGAACATCTGGACTACCACGGCGATATGGAGAGTTACTTCGCCGGTAAAAAACTGCTTTTCAATCGTTATCTCAAGCCCGGCGCCGCTGCAGTGGTATTGAGCGGCCGGGCGGAACAGGACGATGCGAGCCTGGATTGCTGGAACCAGCGGTTGATTGACGAGCTGTCGCCCCGGGTGTTGCCGCCAGGTTGCCGGCGTCGGCCCAAGGCCGGCGAGGTGCGGCTGTGGCGTTGCGGGGCTGCCGGTAACGAGCTGCGCCTGCTGCGCCGCCGCCTGAGCCTGGCCGGCATCGAAGCTGAACTGCAAAGCAGCGAGGGAGCGTGGCGACTCTCCTCAACGCTGGTGGGCGATTTTAACCTGGATAATCTCCTGGGTGTGGCCGGGGTGGGGTTGGCCCTGGGGATGACCCCGGCAACCATCGCCGCCGCCCTGGCCGACGCCGCGCCGCCCCCGGGGCGCCTGGAACGCTTCCGCTCGCGGCGGGGGGTGGAGGTGCTGGTTGATTATGCCCATACCCCCGATGCCTTGGGGCATGTCTTGAAGGCCCTGCGCCGCCTGGCGACGGGCCGGCTGGTGGTCGTCTTTGGTTGCGGCGGTGATCGGGATCGGGCCAAGCGGCCTCTGATGGGAGAAGTGGCGGCCGCGCTGGCGGACATCGTGGTTCTGACCTCCGATAATCCCCGCAGTGAAGCGCCGGCAGCGATTATGGCCGATATCCAAAGAGGCCTGGCAACAGTGGACGCGCGGCGGGGCAGGCTGGAAAGCCTGCTGGCGGCCCCGCTGAACCGGCGGACAACATGCCAGGGTTATGACCTGGTTGTTTCCCGCCGCCAGGCAATCCGGGACACCATTTACCACGCCCGTTCCGGAGATGTGGTGCTGGTTTGCGGCAAGGGGCATGAGACCAGTCAGATAATTGCAGGTAGCTGCCTGGATTTTGATGATCGGCGGGAGGTAAGAGAACAGCTGGCGGTATTGGCGACAACGGGTTAA